The Rhodothermaceae bacterium genome includes a region encoding these proteins:
- a CDS encoding MBL fold metallo-hydrolase, whose product MRITLLGTGTSVGIPMIGCDCETCQSRDPRDRRLRTACHVQAGDLSIVIDTGPDFRVQMLRARVRQVDAVLWTHHHFDHVMGLDDLRPYFFDCKAPIPCFAHRQSIDTLQRIFPYVWDKNGIYPGTLDLKIAQAPFKIGSRYGSSDFVKVTPIEVMHGRMHLNGYRLGNFAYLTDVSHIPETEYHKLQDLELLVLDALRPQKHPRHYSITEAVDIAHTINAKQTVFIHMSHQVLHARESAQLPETMLFGYDGMTLNAS is encoded by the coding sequence ATGCGCATTACGCTATTGGGTACTGGCACATCCGTAGGGATCCCCATGATTGGCTGCGATTGCGAGACATGTCAGTCCAGAGATCCACGAGATAGACGTCTGCGTACGGCATGTCATGTTCAGGCTGGAGATCTTAGTATTGTCATTGATACGGGGCCGGATTTTCGGGTACAGATGCTACGTGCCCGAGTGCGCCAGGTGGATGCCGTGCTCTGGACGCATCATCACTTTGATCATGTGATGGGGCTGGATGATTTACGACCGTACTTTTTTGACTGCAAAGCTCCCATCCCCTGTTTTGCGCACCGGCAGAGCATAGATACTCTGCAGCGTATCTTCCCCTATGTATGGGATAAAAACGGTATATATCCGGGTACATTGGATCTGAAAATCGCACAGGCCCCATTCAAGATCGGGAGTCGGTACGGCAGTTCCGATTTCGTCAAGGTCACTCCGATTGAGGTCATGCATGGCAGGATGCACTTGAATGGATATCGGCTCGGAAATTTTGCGTACCTGACAGATGTGAGCCATATCCCTGAAACCGAGTATCATAAACTTCAGGATCTTGAGTTGCTTGTACTGGATGCACTCCGACCACAGAAACATCCCCGCCACTATTCAATTACGGAAGCTGTAGACATTGCCCATACAATCAATGCAAAACAAACTGTATTTATTCACATGTCCCATCAGGTCCTCCACGCACGTGAGAGTGCACAACTGCCGGAGACGATGCTGTTTGGGTATGACGGAATGACGCTGAACGCAAGTTAA
- a CDS encoding Rne/Rng family ribonuclease — MSKEIIIDTTPRETRVAIVDKGKLVEFYIENPDNERTVGDIFLGRIDAFRSGLRAAFVDIGEDQHGFLHFSGLTDNLEQQLALVEDPKPQVSKIMEVWASKKAKTPPQSGPPRRRWGDSNLLKSKQKILVTITKEPYHSKSPRLSTDISLAGRFLVLIPLADYSAVSRRIDNRKERQRLRSIMKKIRPSGFGLIARTVAEGKDEEALELDLQLLMDRWGKVEKKLQGSPNPPIKLYEDVNLASSIIRDLFSDDFSRILVDNHRMYRAIRGYILAVAPHMIKAVKQHKGRKSVFAAAGVEDQINEVFDTQVSLPSGGSLIIEATEAMHVIDVNSGRTRSKNDPEEFALQVNLEAVEVIARQIRLRDLSGLIVIDFIDLRNEKNRAKVDQALTQELSTDRSQAENLPMSELGIVQIARERQRVSVTSTHRLAQKSRINRTPPPDPEAIEKRIEKWLKKHDGGSLHLQLHPFTAAWVNRGTWRRSKKAQWQRQYKHRITVVEAEQLRPDEFRFLDATSEHDITDLSPRMVRIKAQSKQPSPKKPKQANKTVDRRKSRRNNNGQTSRKRQSPRRQKATNNA, encoded by the coding sequence ATGTCAAAAGAAATCATTATTGACACCACGCCCAGGGAAACGAGAGTTGCGATCGTGGACAAAGGGAAGTTGGTGGAGTTTTACATAGAAAATCCAGATAACGAGCGAACCGTAGGAGACATTTTCCTGGGTCGCATTGATGCATTCCGCTCGGGACTTCGAGCGGCATTTGTGGATATCGGAGAGGATCAGCATGGGTTTTTGCACTTCTCCGGTCTCACGGATAACCTTGAGCAGCAACTCGCTCTGGTGGAAGATCCGAAACCCCAAGTCTCCAAAATCATGGAGGTCTGGGCATCAAAAAAGGCAAAAACGCCGCCTCAGAGTGGTCCACCCCGACGCCGTTGGGGGGACTCTAACTTGCTGAAGTCCAAACAGAAGATTCTCGTCACGATTACCAAGGAGCCCTACCACAGTAAGAGCCCCCGGCTTTCCACGGACATCTCACTGGCTGGACGTTTTCTTGTGCTGATTCCACTTGCAGATTACAGTGCTGTCTCGCGGCGGATTGACAACCGAAAAGAGCGTCAGCGTTTGCGCTCTATCATGAAAAAAATCCGTCCATCCGGGTTTGGTCTGATTGCCCGGACCGTTGCCGAAGGAAAGGATGAAGAAGCACTGGAATTGGATCTTCAGTTGCTCATGGATCGGTGGGGAAAGGTCGAAAAAAAATTACAGGGATCCCCGAATCCGCCCATAAAACTGTACGAAGATGTGAATCTAGCCTCTTCCATTATCCGGGATTTATTCTCTGATGACTTTTCTCGCATTCTGGTGGATAATCATCGAATGTATCGGGCCATTCGCGGGTATATTCTGGCGGTTGCCCCCCACATGATCAAGGCGGTCAAGCAACATAAAGGTCGCAAGTCGGTCTTCGCAGCGGCCGGGGTTGAGGATCAGATCAATGAGGTCTTCGATACGCAAGTCAGTCTACCCTCCGGTGGATCACTCATCATCGAGGCAACAGAAGCGATGCATGTGATTGATGTGAATTCAGGGCGAACCCGTTCAAAAAATGATCCAGAAGAATTCGCATTGCAGGTCAATCTTGAGGCCGTGGAGGTAATTGCGCGCCAAATACGCCTACGAGACTTGAGTGGCCTGATTGTGATTGATTTTATTGATCTGCGGAACGAGAAGAATCGAGCAAAAGTAGATCAAGCGCTTACGCAGGAATTGAGTACCGATCGGTCACAGGCGGAGAATCTTCCAATGAGCGAACTGGGGATCGTGCAAATTGCTCGTGAGCGTCAGCGTGTCAGCGTGACGTCAACACACCGGCTAGCACAAAAATCACGGATCAATAGGACACCCCCACCGGATCCAGAGGCCATCGAAAAAAGAATCGAAAAGTGGCTGAAAAAACATGATGGTGGTAGCCTGCATTTGCAGCTGCATCCGTTCACAGCTGCCTGGGTGAATCGTGGCACATGGCGTCGTAGCAAAAAGGCACAATGGCAGCGCCAGTATAAGCACCGGATCACGGTGGTTGAAGCCGAGCAGCTACGCCCGGACGAGTTCAGGTTTTTGGATGCCACAAGTGAGCATGACATCACGGATTTAAGCCCCCGGATGGTCCGCATCAAAGCACAATCAAAACAACCCTCACCCAAAAAGCCCAAACAGGCAAACAAAACCGTGGATCGACGAAAGTCGCGCAGGAACAATAACGGCCAGACTTCCCGGAAGCGTCAATCACCCCGACGACAAAAAGCGACAAACAATGCATGA
- a CDS encoding citrate synthase (catalyzes the formation of citrate from acetyl-CoA and oxaloacetate): MNPPIIPPSGQDHHVKGLEGVIALNSSICHIDGRKGTLVYRGYAIEDLAENSTFEDVAYLLWHGQLPGETERNTLNEQLVSLRHVPEAVLDLLGRLPADFDAMAALRTGISLLSHYDPEANDGSKEANYRKALRLTAQIPVLIAALVRHRHGQPPIPPRTTGSTAENFLYMLTGEQPGVRAIEALDAALVLHAEHGLNASTFAARVIGATLSDMYSAVTGGVAALKGALHGGANTRVMLMLLDLHESGEDPAEFVRRKLAAKERIMGFGHRVYKTLDPRANVLRQMVTELGRERDSMYWVDLCSVLTRVMEEEKGINANVDFYSGLVYHLLGIEPEFYTTLFVMGRITGWTAHLMEQWEDNRLIRPRAAYTGPMGLRLGDAAATNATP, encoded by the coding sequence ATGAATCCACCGATAATTCCTCCATCTGGCCAGGATCATCATGTAAAAGGGCTTGAGGGTGTCATCGCACTCAACTCGTCCATCTGTCACATTGATGGACGCAAAGGGACTTTGGTTTATCGAGGGTATGCAATTGAAGACCTCGCTGAGAACAGTACCTTTGAAGACGTGGCCTACCTCCTCTGGCACGGCCAACTTCCTGGAGAGACGGAACGAAACACGCTGAATGAACAGTTGGTTAGCCTTCGTCATGTACCGGAAGCGGTGCTGGACCTGCTTGGCCGGTTGCCCGCGGACTTTGATGCAATGGCTGCACTGCGGACCGGCATTTCCCTGCTCTCACATTACGATCCTGAGGCAAATGATGGCTCGAAAGAAGCCAACTATCGTAAAGCACTCCGTTTGACAGCACAAATCCCGGTTTTGATTGCTGCTCTGGTGCGCCATCGTCATGGGCAGCCTCCGATCCCCCCACGAACAACCGGCAGTACCGCTGAAAACTTCTTGTACATGCTTACTGGCGAGCAGCCAGGGGTTCGTGCCATCGAAGCCTTGGACGCCGCTCTGGTTCTGCACGCAGAACATGGACTGAATGCCTCAACCTTCGCTGCGCGCGTCATCGGAGCTACGCTCAGTGACATGTATTCTGCCGTCACCGGCGGCGTTGCAGCACTCAAGGGGGCGCTACATGGGGGTGCAAACACACGGGTCATGCTCATGCTGCTCGATCTCCATGAGAGTGGCGAAGATCCTGCTGAGTTCGTTCGCAGAAAACTTGCTGCCAAAGAGCGCATCATGGGATTTGGACATCGTGTTTACAAGACACTCGATCCGCGTGCAAATGTTTTGCGCCAAATGGTCACTGAACTGGGGCGTGAACGAGACTCCATGTACTGGGTGGATCTTTGTTCTGTCCTCACCCGGGTAATGGAAGAAGAAAAAGGGATCAACGCAAACGTAGATTTCTACAGTGGCCTCGTTTACCACCTCTTGGGGATTGAGCCAGAGTTTTACACGACCCTCTTTGTGATGGGGCGCATTACTGGTTGGACAGCACACCTCATGGAGCAATGGGAGGATAATCGATTGATTCGGCCGCGAGCAGCGTATACGGGTCCCATGGGACTCCGCCTCGGTGACGCGGCGGCAACCAATGCTACACCGTAA
- a CDS encoding succinate dehydrogenase cytochrome b subunit — MKLMTALMSPIGRKVLTGATGIGLVAFVIAHMIGNLTYLSPDPNAYNAYAYKLLSLGWIFYTIEILLALCFLLHAVVGIAIQVRRRKARPVGYKLYKSAGSPSRSGYSARSMIFTGIILLGFLILHLNSFKYGPGEAQGYIATLEGGEVVRDLRRLMTEKFQEPLYAFGYPLVMILLGMHMRHGVWSALQSLGMMSRRLSPYLYTFAAVLGVLVAVGFLFVPLYIYFLE, encoded by the coding sequence ATGAAATTGATGACTGCCCTCATGTCCCCGATTGGCCGCAAGGTCCTGACCGGAGCGACGGGGATTGGTCTGGTTGCGTTTGTGATTGCACACATGATCGGGAATCTTACCTATCTATCTCCCGATCCCAACGCATATAACGCCTATGCTTACAAGTTATTGAGCCTCGGGTGGATCTTCTACACAATTGAGATTTTATTGGCACTCTGTTTTCTTCTGCATGCTGTGGTTGGGATTGCCATTCAGGTGCGCCGCCGCAAAGCCCGTCCAGTCGGATACAAGCTCTATAAAAGTGCCGGCTCCCCTAGCCGCTCAGGATACAGTGCGCGCTCCATGATCTTCACGGGAATCATCCTGCTCGGATTCCTGATCCTGCACCTGAACTCATTCAAGTACGGGCCGGGCGAGGCTCAAGGCTATATTGCAACGCTGGAAGGGGGTGAGGTGGTACGTGATCTGCGCCGTTTGATGACGGAGAAGTTTCAGGAGCCACTCTATGCCTTTGGGTATCCGCTTGTGATGATTCTTCTCGGAATGCATATGCGACATGGTGTATGGAGTGCGCTTCAATCTCTGGGGATGATGAGTCGCCGACTGTCCCCATATCTGTATACGTTCGCTGCTGTGTTGGGAGTCCTCGTGGCCGTTGGATTCTTGTTTGTTCCGCTTTACATCTATTTCCTGGAGTAG
- a CDS encoding fumarate reductase/succinate dehydrogenase flavoprotein subunit, which produces MPESELSHSPRLNAKVPSGRLQEKWDAYKNSVSLVSPANKRSHHILVVGSGLAGASAAATLAGLGYHVTCFCIQDSARRAHSIAAQGGINAAKNYPNDGDTVWRLFYDTIKGGDYRAREANVYRLAQVSNNIIDQAVAQGVPFAREYGGVLSNRSFGGAQVSRTFYARGQTGQQLLLGAYQALSHQIAAGRVTMLPRREMVDLVVANDRAHGIIARNLITGELERYAGDAVLLCTGGYGNAYYLSTNAKNSNVTAAWRCYKRGAFFANPCYTQIHPTCIPVSGDYQSKLTLMSESLRNDGRVWVPKDPKDTRAPEMIPEDARDYYLERRYPSFGNLVPRDVASRAAKKECDAGRGVGDTRLAVYLDFADSIRRRGEETIRERYGNLFEMYERITGDDPYETPMRIYPAVHYTMGGLWVDYELQSTVPGLFVLGEANFSDHGANRLGASALMQGLADGYFVVPYTLGAYLAGTQQSDQLPVTNDAFATVEQEAGVRIDRILKNNGDKSPTQFHRELGRLLWDHVGMARDRSGLESSVNAIENLGEEFWERIQVPGTADRYNKNLEFAGRVADFIELGSLMARDALRREESCGGHFREEFQTPEGEAERNDEDFADVAAWEHTDGDPVLHLEQLSFENVHLSKRSYK; this is translated from the coding sequence ATGCCTGAGTCAGAGCTATCACACAGTCCGCGTCTAAACGCAAAGGTGCCATCGGGGCGCCTTCAGGAAAAGTGGGATGCCTACAAAAATTCAGTCTCTCTGGTCAGCCCTGCCAACAAGCGTTCGCATCACATTCTCGTTGTGGGTTCTGGCTTGGCTGGGGCTTCCGCAGCAGCCACGCTCGCTGGACTGGGTTATCATGTGACCTGCTTCTGTATTCAGGACTCTGCACGTAGAGCCCACTCTATCGCAGCACAGGGTGGAATCAACGCTGCAAAGAACTATCCGAATGACGGGGATACCGTCTGGCGACTGTTTTATGATACTATCAAGGGTGGGGATTACCGCGCACGCGAAGCAAATGTATACCGGCTTGCCCAGGTTTCGAACAATATCATTGATCAAGCGGTCGCACAGGGAGTCCCATTTGCACGCGAATACGGTGGTGTACTCTCAAACCGCTCGTTCGGTGGTGCCCAGGTTTCGCGCACTTTTTATGCAAGAGGTCAGACCGGACAACAACTCCTGCTCGGCGCTTACCAGGCGCTGAGTCATCAGATTGCGGCAGGACGTGTCACAATGCTGCCACGCAGGGAGATGGTAGATCTGGTTGTGGCCAATGACCGTGCCCATGGAATTATCGCGCGCAACCTGATTACAGGTGAACTGGAGCGGTACGCAGGCGATGCAGTTCTACTTTGTACGGGTGGATATGGGAATGCCTACTATCTGTCCACGAATGCCAAGAACTCCAACGTCACTGCCGCCTGGCGCTGCTATAAGCGGGGGGCGTTTTTTGCGAATCCGTGCTATACCCAGATTCACCCTACTTGTATTCCGGTGTCAGGAGATTATCAGTCCAAGCTCACTCTGATGAGCGAGAGCCTTCGCAATGATGGTCGTGTATGGGTCCCGAAGGACCCGAAAGACACGCGTGCTCCGGAAATGATTCCCGAGGATGCCAGAGATTATTATCTGGAACGCCGTTATCCCAGTTTCGGTAATTTAGTCCCCCGCGATGTTGCCTCCCGTGCAGCAAAGAAGGAATGTGATGCCGGACGGGGAGTCGGTGACACCCGGCTCGCAGTCTACCTTGATTTTGCTGATTCCATTCGTCGCCGTGGAGAAGAGACCATCCGTGAACGTTACGGGAATCTGTTTGAGATGTATGAGCGCATCACAGGAGATGATCCGTACGAAACTCCAATGCGGATCTATCCCGCGGTCCATTACACGATGGGGGGGCTTTGGGTTGACTATGAGCTTCAGAGCACCGTTCCAGGGCTCTTTGTTCTTGGGGAGGCAAATTTCAGTGATCACGGTGCCAATCGCCTCGGGGCTAGTGCATTGATGCAAGGCTTGGCAGATGGATATTTTGTGGTCCCTTACACCCTTGGAGCCTACTTGGCAGGAACCCAACAGTCGGATCAGCTTCCTGTAACGAACGATGCCTTTGCTACTGTTGAGCAGGAGGCTGGTGTGCGCATTGACCGGATCCTCAAGAACAATGGAGATAAATCTCCGACCCAGTTCCACCGGGAGCTTGGTCGTCTGCTTTGGGATCATGTGGGAATGGCACGGGACCGTAGCGGACTGGAATCATCCGTCAATGCGATCGAAAACTTGGGGGAGGAATTTTGGGAACGTATCCAGGTTCCGGGTACTGCTGATCGGTACAATAAGAATCTGGAGTTTGCTGGGCGTGTGGCTGATTTTATTGAACTGGGATCGCTCATGGCACGAGATGCCCTTCGCCGCGAGGAATCTTGTGGAGGGCATTTTCGTGAAGAGTTCCAGACTCCTGAAGGAGAAGCTGAACGTAACGATGAAGATTTTGCTGACGTAGCAGCTTGGGAGCACACTGACGGTGATCCTGTATTGCATCTCGAGCAACTTTCCTTCGAGAACGTGCATCTATCTAAACGCAGCTATAAATAG
- a CDS encoding succinate dehydrogenase/fumarate reductase iron-sulfur subunit: MIIHLRVWRQEGPESPGKLVDYTVQEASEHMSFLELLDVLNEQLLASGDDPVEFDSDCREGICGSCGLMVAGIAHGPQKRTAICQLHMRSFKDGDTITVEPFRAHAFPVIRDLVVDRSAFDRIIAAHGYVSVTTGSAPDANAIPVPKDAAEEAMDYAACIGCGACVAACPNGSASLFTAAKIAHLAQLPQGQVEASQRVIAMVDQMDAEGFGDCSNYAECEAVCPKGISIDGIASMRRAYMKGVLS; this comes from the coding sequence ATGATTATCCACCTGCGTGTCTGGAGACAGGAAGGCCCCGAATCTCCAGGAAAGCTTGTAGACTACACGGTTCAAGAGGCCAGTGAGCATATGTCATTTCTGGAGCTCCTGGATGTCCTCAACGAACAGCTTCTTGCAAGCGGAGACGATCCTGTGGAGTTTGACAGTGACTGTCGGGAAGGGATCTGTGGATCATGTGGCCTGATGGTCGCTGGAATTGCACATGGACCACAAAAGCGAACTGCCATATGTCAATTGCACATGCGTAGCTTCAAGGACGGAGACACCATCACCGTAGAGCCCTTCCGTGCACATGCGTTCCCGGTAATTCGGGATCTCGTTGTTGATCGGAGTGCCTTTGATCGAATTATTGCAGCACACGGGTATGTTTCTGTCACGACGGGTTCCGCTCCCGATGCAAATGCAATCCCTGTTCCCAAGGATGCGGCGGAAGAGGCAATGGATTATGCAGCATGTATTGGCTGTGGTGCATGCGTTGCTGCATGCCCGAATGGGAGTGCTTCTCTGTTTACCGCAGCCAAGATCGCACATTTAGCTCAGCTTCCCCAGGGCCAGGTAGAGGCGTCCCAGCGCGTGATAGCAATGGTTGATCAAATGGATGCGGAGGGATTCGGGGACTGCTCGAATTATGCTGAATGCGAGGCAGTATGTCCAAAGGGCATTTCCATAGACGGGATCGCTAGTATGAGGCGGGCTTATATGAAAGGGGTCCTTTCGTAA
- a CDS encoding TRAP transporter small permease subunit, with protein MTLNEVISASASRIEKVSDFFGKMTWYCTLLMVISGAYNAIVRSLAGWAHINPSDASTFKRVLHWVGEVARQGSSNTFIEIQWYFFSLIFLMGAAHALKAGAHVRVDIFYNRLSRRAKAWTNVLGTLIFLLPFCALMIGTSWPAVTDSWTRLEGSPDPGGLPRYPLLTIIPLAFILLMAQGLAFAAREALHLLHPPELNHQIKENGI; from the coding sequence ATGACTCTCAACGAGGTCATTTCGGCTTCTGCTTCTCGGATTGAGAAAGTATCCGACTTCTTCGGAAAGATGACCTGGTATTGCACCCTCCTCATGGTCATCTCGGGTGCCTACAACGCGATCGTGCGCTCGCTGGCCGGCTGGGCACACATCAATCCGTCAGATGCTAGCACGTTTAAAAGAGTCCTGCACTGGGTCGGTGAAGTCGCAAGGCAGGGAAGCTCGAATACTTTTATTGAAATTCAGTGGTATTTCTTCAGCCTGATCTTCCTAATGGGGGCCGCCCATGCACTGAAGGCCGGTGCGCATGTGCGGGTTGACATATTCTATAATCGCCTCTCCAGGCGTGCTAAAGCCTGGACCAATGTATTGGGCACGTTGATCTTTCTCCTCCCCTTCTGTGCACTAATGATCGGAACTTCGTGGCCAGCCGTGACGGATTCCTGGACCCGACTGGAAGGATCTCCCGATCCTGGTGGATTACCTCGTTACCCGCTACTGACGATCATCCCCCTTGCGTTTATACTGTTGATGGCACAAGGGCTAGCCTTTGCTGCACGCGAAGCTTTACACCTGTTGCACCCCCCTGAACTGAACCATCAAATCAAGGAAAATGGGATTTGA
- a CDS encoding TRAP transporter large permease subunit, with amino-acid sequence MGFEWLAPLMFAVALILIFSGYPVAFALGGVSLIFAVIGVSIGYFDWHLMLALPDRLFGIMSNYTLLAVPFFIFMGTMLEKSHLARDLLHTIGLLFGPVRGGLAFAVIFVGVLLAAATGIVGASVVAMGMIALPVMLNNGYSKELSVGVITATGTLGQIIPPSVVLVVLADQLGVSVGDLFIGALVPGVLLALLYALYATGVALIKPSAAPAIPKTVRELEHGELLRKIFLVMLPPLLLIFVVLGSIFAGIATPTESGALGAVGAIILAALNGRLNKKALMQTMEETAKLTAMVMMLLIASTAFALIFRGLDGGIWIEDLLINLPGGVIGFLLLANLAIFILGFFIDFFEIAFIIIPLMVLPAAHLLSPMLGVPESTALVWFGVMVGMNLQTSFLTPPFGFALFYLRGVAPLEMKTEAIYRGAVPFIGIQVLGLILLILFPDLVLWAL; translated from the coding sequence ATGGGATTTGAATGGCTGGCACCGCTCATGTTTGCGGTAGCATTGATTCTGATTTTCTCGGGCTATCCAGTCGCCTTTGCTCTTGGAGGTGTATCTCTCATTTTTGCCGTAATCGGGGTCAGCATCGGCTACTTTGACTGGCATTTGATGCTGGCATTGCCGGATCGATTATTTGGCATCATGTCAAATTACACGCTTTTGGCTGTCCCCTTTTTCATCTTCATGGGAACGATGCTGGAAAAGAGTCATCTTGCACGAGATCTATTGCATACAATTGGTCTGCTCTTTGGTCCTGTGCGTGGGGGGCTGGCATTCGCAGTCATATTCGTGGGGGTACTCCTTGCCGCTGCAACGGGCATTGTTGGTGCGAGCGTGGTTGCCATGGGCATGATTGCTCTTCCCGTCATGCTCAATAACGGGTATTCGAAAGAGCTCTCCGTCGGTGTGATTACAGCAACGGGAACGCTGGGGCAAATCATTCCTCCCAGCGTCGTCCTGGTCGTTCTTGCCGATCAACTGGGAGTCTCTGTTGGTGATCTCTTTATTGGAGCCCTGGTTCCTGGTGTCCTCCTCGCATTGCTTTATGCGTTGTACGCAACAGGAGTTGCTCTGATAAAACCGTCTGCAGCACCCGCAATCCCGAAGACGGTACGCGAACTGGAGCACGGAGAGCTGCTACGAAAAATTTTCCTGGTCATGCTCCCGCCCCTGCTACTCATCTTTGTTGTGCTAGGGAGTATTTTTGCCGGGATCGCAACTCCCACGGAGTCCGGTGCTTTAGGGGCTGTTGGTGCAATTATTCTGGCAGCACTCAATGGCCGTCTGAACAAAAAGGCCTTGATGCAGACTATGGAAGAGACAGCAAAACTCACCGCAATGGTGATGATGCTTTTGATTGCTTCAACCGCATTCGCGCTCATCTTTAGAGGACTTGACGGCGGAATCTGGATTGAGGATCTTCTGATTAATCTTCCCGGAGGAGTCATTGGATTCCTTCTTCTTGCCAATCTCGCCATCTTTATTCTGGGATTCTTTATTGATTTCTTTGAGATTGCGTTCATCATCATTCCACTGATGGTACTGCCTGCTGCTCATCTGTTGAGCCCGATGCTTGGCGTACCCGAAAGCACGGCCTTGGTCTGGTTTGGTGTCATGGTCGGCATGAACCTGCAGACCTCTTTCCTAACACCACCGTTCGGGTTCGCGCTCTTCTATCTTCGGGGTGTCGCACCACTCGAAATGAAGACCGAAGCAATTTACCGGGGAGCAGTTCCCTTCATCGGAATCCAGGTGCTGGGACTGATTCTGCTGATCCTGTTCCCCGACTTGGTTCTGTGGGCACTCTGA
- a CDS encoding ABC transporter substrate-binding protein has product MKRRHFIRSTALGAAAGTVLAGCGTQSADSPAVQSSTPTLRWRLASSFARSLDTIYGAAEVMSNRVSQLTDGRFTIRVYPAGEVVPAFEVLDSVQKGTVQMGHSAGYYYIGKNPAFAFETTIPFGLTARQYNSWVYEGGGQEILRELFADYGVLNYPGGNTGAQMGGWFNREINSLLDLSGLSMRIPGLGGRVMDQLGVTVQQIPGGEIYPALERGAIDAAEWVGPYDDEKLGFNQVASYYYYPGWWEPSANLSFFVNQQSMQELPSAYQAALEVAMAEANQYMLARYDALNPPAFRRIVNSDIELRSFPRDVMDAAYTVSQDLLQDEREDPGFARVHDSFLAWRHDSDEWIHTAEYEMLSYMNSHGEAGV; this is encoded by the coding sequence ATGAAACGTAGACATTTTATCAGATCCACTGCTCTTGGTGCTGCAGCAGGGACGGTTCTCGCTGGATGCGGCACCCAGAGTGCCGACTCTCCCGCTGTTCAATCAAGTACCCCAACCCTTCGATGGCGACTTGCATCTAGTTTTGCCCGTTCTCTGGATACGATTTACGGTGCCGCTGAAGTAATGAGTAACCGTGTCAGTCAGTTGACCGATGGAAGATTTACCATTCGTGTTTATCCTGCCGGAGAGGTCGTCCCTGCGTTTGAAGTCCTTGATTCTGTGCAGAAGGGTACTGTACAAATGGGACACTCGGCTGGATATTACTATATCGGTAAGAATCCGGCATTTGCTTTTGAAACCACGATTCCTTTCGGTTTGACGGCTCGCCAATACAATAGCTGGGTTTATGAAGGTGGTGGGCAGGAGATTCTCAGAGAGTTGTTCGCAGATTATGGAGTTCTGAATTATCCAGGAGGGAACACCGGAGCACAGATGGGTGGGTGGTTTAATCGGGAGATCAACAGTCTACTGGACTTAAGCGGACTTTCCATGCGGATCCCCGGTCTGGGCGGGCGGGTGATGGATCAGTTGGGAGTAACTGTGCAGCAGATTCCCGGAGGGGAAATCTATCCTGCACTCGAGCGCGGTGCGATTGATGCTGCGGAATGGGTTGGTCCCTACGATGATGAAAAGCTCGGATTTAATCAGGTGGCAAGCTATTACTACTATCCAGGGTGGTGGGAGCCATCTGCAAACCTTTCTTTCTTTGTCAACCAACAGTCAATGCAGGAGCTTCCATCAGCATACCAGGCGGCTCTGGAGGTCGCGATGGCCGAAGCGAATCAGTATATGCTTGCAAGGTACGATGCCCTGAACCCACCTGCCTTTCGGCGGATTGTAAACTCTGATATAGAATTGCGCTCGTTTCCCAGAGATGTCATGGATGCGGCGTACACCGTTTCGCAGGATCTTCTGCAGGACGAGCGAGAAGACCCGGGGTTTGCACGTGTACACGATTCTTTCCTTGCTTGGCGCCATGATTCCGATGAGTGGATTCACACCGCGGAATACGAGATGCTTTCATACATGAATAGCCACGGAGAAGCTGGCGTATAA